Proteins from a genomic interval of Falco rusticolus isolate bFalRus1 chromosome 7, bFalRus1.pri, whole genome shotgun sequence:
- the LOC119151300 gene encoding uncharacterized protein LOC119151300 isoform X2 yields MEIGTKLSGKYKRYQNCGPRVCTFPLFLMEAIYTSENRDPWEVARSFPSLRSVGVRPPQQCSPCGAAGGGRGGPGDPAGGTSRPGDLGEVLSASRSPAPREQHPPGRWAAHGGLPPYLEKRAGTKPATLLGCCYKPRRRFAGRSRCGARQSRSRLRPAPRDRAAPCRAVPGGEGRPGLCKVAAPPVVRLRLRAQPPLPRIAPRALLEKSLPCVKKRVVTALPTATGKRMYFGSCPCPALSLCETLCGMLRQSSAICAHPSRQAQRGGKGSPRMEDACCSQELPRGT; encoded by the exons ATGGAAATTGGAACAAAACTCAGTGGAAAATATAAGAGGTATCAAAATTGCGGTCCTCGTGTATGCAccttccctcttttcctgaTGGAAGCGATCTATACGTCTGAAAATAGAGACCCCTGGGAGGTGGCTCGTTCATTTCCGTCCTTGAGGTCTGTGGGGGTCAGACCCCCTCAGCAGTGCAGCCCGTGCGGcgcggctgggggggggcgcggcggtCCCGGCGACCCCGCTGGCGGCACCTCCCGGCCTGGTGACCTCGGGGAGGTGCTGTCCGCTTCCCGGAGCCCAGCCCCGCGGGAGCAACACCCGCCGGGGCGCTGGGCAGCCCACGGAGGGCTCCCTCCCTACCTGGAAAAAAGAGCAGGCACGAAGCCGGCCACGCTCCTCGGATGTTGCTACAAACCGCGGAGGCGTTTCGCCGGGCGGAGCAGATGTGGCGCCCGGCAAAGCCGCTCTCGGCTCCGGCCGGCCCCTCGGGACCGTGCCGCGCCGTGCCGCGCCGtgccgggcggggaggggaggccGGGGTTGTGCAAAGTCGCAGCGCCTCCTGTTGTCCGGCTGCGGCTGCGGGCTCAGCCGCCTCTTCCTAGGATTGCTCCCCGAG CCCTGCTGGAGAAAAGCCTTCCTTGCGTGAAGAAGAGGGTCGTGACGGCTCTGCCCACggcaacaggaaaaagaatgtaTTTCGGTAGTTGCCCTTGCCCTGCACTTAGCTTATGCGAAACCCTGTGTGGGATGCTCCGACAGTCCAGCGCGATTTGTGCGCACCCTTCGCGGCAGGCTCAGCGGGGAGGGAAGGGCTCCCCTAGGATGGAGGACGCGTGCTGTAGCCAGGAGCTCCCCAGAGGCACTTAG
- the LOC119151300 gene encoding uncharacterized protein LOC119151300 isoform X1, which translates to MEIGTKLSGKYKRYQNCGPRVCTFPLFLMEAIYTSENRDPWEVARSFPSLRSVGVRPPQQCSPCGAAGGGRGGPGDPAGGTSRPGDLGEVLSASRSPAPREQHPPGRWAAHGGLPPYLEKRAGTKPATLLGCCYKPRRRFAGRSRCGARQSRSRLRPAPRDRAAPCRAVPGGEGRPGLCKVAAPPVVRLRLRAQPPLPRIAPRGESTGRLLSVVFLESLSARRANQPARGNQPLLGVPSGPGRCVAALLEKSLPCVKKRVVTALPTATGKRMYFGSCPCPALSLCETLCGMLRQSSAICAHPSRQAQRGGKGSPRMEDACCSQELPRGT; encoded by the coding sequence ATGGAAATTGGAACAAAACTCAGTGGAAAATATAAGAGGTATCAAAATTGCGGTCCTCGTGTATGCAccttccctcttttcctgaTGGAAGCGATCTATACGTCTGAAAATAGAGACCCCTGGGAGGTGGCTCGTTCATTTCCGTCCTTGAGGTCTGTGGGGGTCAGACCCCCTCAGCAGTGCAGCCCGTGCGGcgcggctgggggggggcgcggcggtCCCGGCGACCCCGCTGGCGGCACCTCCCGGCCTGGTGACCTCGGGGAGGTGCTGTCCGCTTCCCGGAGCCCAGCCCCGCGGGAGCAACACCCGCCGGGGCGCTGGGCAGCCCACGGAGGGCTCCCTCCCTACCTGGAAAAAAGAGCAGGCACGAAGCCGGCCACGCTCCTCGGATGTTGCTACAAACCGCGGAGGCGTTTCGCCGGGCGGAGCAGATGTGGCGCCCGGCAAAGCCGCTCTCGGCTCCGGCCGGCCCCTCGGGACCGTGCCGCGCCGTGCCGCGCCGtgccgggcggggaggggaggccGGGGTTGTGCAAAGTCGCAGCGCCTCCTGTTGTCCGGCTGCGGCTGCGGGCTCAGCCGCCTCTTCCTAGGATTGCTCCCCGAGGTGAGAGCACAGGCCGGCTCCTGTCTGTGGTCTTCTTGGAGAGCCTCTCGGCTCGGCGTGCAAACCAGCCAGCCCGAGGCAATCAGCCGCTGCTGGGAGTTCCCTCCGGCCCCGGCCGCTGTGTTGCAGCCCTGCTGGAGAAAAGCCTTCCTTGCGTGAAGAAGAGGGTCGTGACGGCTCTGCCCACggcaacaggaaaaagaatgtaTTTCGGTAGTTGCCCTTGCCCTGCACTTAGCTTATGCGAAACCCTGTGTGGGATGCTCCGACAGTCCAGCGCGATTTGTGCGCACCCTTCGCGGCAGGCTCAGCGGGGAGGGAAGGGCTCCCCTAGGATGGAGGACGCGTGCTGTAGCCAGGAGCTCCCCAGAGGCACTTAG